The Arachis ipaensis cultivar K30076 chromosome B07, Araip1.1, whole genome shotgun sequence genome includes a window with the following:
- the LOC107609332 gene encoding protein FIZZY-RELATED 3 — protein sequence MESPEIKKQGLNLPAAMSGASLRLDTFSLSLSARSISNLSSSSPSSSKSSTCSDRFIPCRSTSRLHAFGLIDKPSPSKEGGNDAYSRLLKSELFGSDFVSSSPSSSSPAGQSSPTKNILRFRTDHSGGPSSPYSPSILGHDHGLSNEASTPPKPPRKVPKTPHKVLDAPSLQDDFYLNLVDWSSQNVLAVGLGTCVYLWSASNSKVTKLCDLGPQDGVCSLQWTKEGSYISIGTCLGQVQIWDGTRCKRIRTMGGHQTRTGVLAWNSRILASGSRDRNILQHDMRVSNDYISQLVGHKSEVCGLKWSSDDRELASGGNDNQLLVWNHHSQQPILRLTEHTAAVKAIAWSPHQSNLLASGGGTADRCIRFWNTSNGHQLNCIDSGSQVCNLAWSKNVNELVSTHGYSQNQIMVWKYPSLAKVATLTGHSMRVLYLAMSPDGQTIVTGAGDETLRFWNVFPSVKAPAPVKDSGLWSLGRTQIR from the exons ATGGAGTCACCTGAGATCAAGAAACAGGGGCTGAATCTCCCGGCAGCAATGTCCGGAGCCTCGCTGCGCCTCGATACGTTCTCGCTCTCGCTCTCAGCTCGCTCCATTTCCAACCTCTCATCTTCCTCGCCATCAAGCTCCAAGTCCTCCACCTGCAGCGACAGATTCATACCCTGCAGATCTACCTCGAGGCTCCATGCATTTGGCCTCATCGATAAGCCTTCCCCTTCCAAAGAAGGAGGGAACGATGCTTATTCCAGGTTGTTGAAATCTGAGCTATTTGGTTCTGActttgtttcttcttctccttcttcttcttctcctgcaGGTCAAAGTTCACCTACCAAGAACATTCTCCGCTTTAGGACCGACCATTCTGGAGGGCCCTCTTCCCCTTACTCGCCTTCCATTTTGGGACACGATCATGGACTCTCGAATGAGGCATCAACTCCTCCTAAGCCTCCCCGGAAAGTTCCCAAGACACCCCACAAA GTTCTTGATGCTCCTTCACTCCAAGATGATTTCTACTTGAATCTTGTCGATTGGTCCTCGCAGAATGTTCTTGCGGTTGGCCTCGGAACTTGTGTTTATCTTTGGAGCGCTTCAAACAGCAAG GTAACCAAGTTATGTGACTTGGGACCTCAGGATGGCGTCTGTTCTCTTCAATGGACTAAGGAAGGTTCCTATATATCCATTGGTACATGTCTTGGTCAAGTTCAG ATTTGGGACGGAACTCGCTGTAAGAGGATCAGAACTATGGGTGGTCATCAGACAAGAACTGGCGTCCTGGCGTGGAATTCGCGTATTCTGGCTTCAGGAAGCAGGGATAGAAACATACTTCAACATGACATGAGGGTTTCAAATGATTATATAAGCCAGCTTGTTGGCCACAAATCTGAG GTATGCGGGTTGAAATGGTCAAGTGATGACAGGGAACTTGCATCTGGTGGAAATGATAATCAG CTACTGGTATGGAATCACCACTCTCAGCAACCCATTTTGCGATTAACTGAGCACACGGCTGCAGTTAAGGCCATTGCTTGGTCACCTCACCAGAGCAACCTCCTTGCTTCCGGTGGTGGAACTGCCGACAGGTGTATTCGCTTCTGGAATACGTCAAATGGACACCAATTGAACTGTATTGACTCTGGAAGTCAG GTGTGCAACCTTGCTTGGAGTAAAAATGTGAATGAGCTAGTGAGTACTCATGGGTACTCCCAGAATCAGATAATGGTATGGAAATACCCTTCATTGGCAAAGGTTGCAACTCTAACTGGCCACAGCATGAGAGTTCTATACCTAGCAATGTCACCTGATGGACAG ACAATAGTGACGGGTGCAGGGGATGAAACACTACGATTTTGGAATGTTTTCCCATCAGTAAAAGCGCCCGCCCCTGTCAAAGATTCAGGGCTTTGGTCACTGGGACGTACACAGATTCGTTGA